A region of Myxococcales bacterium DNA encodes the following proteins:
- the nirK gene encoding nitrite reductase, copper-containing, with the protein MAAAVAAALTPSCDEKKPDAVADAAPPASASAATTTDLGPPEGPPIEAVLTDAPEVPPPTNRKKPAKVVVHLEVKEVEMEISAGVKYMFWTFGGKVPGKFIRVRQGDFVEFHLANHPSSKMPHNIDLHAVTGPGGGAASSFTAPGRESQFSFKALNPGLYVYHCATAPVGMHVANGMYGLIYVEPPEGLPPVDHEYYVMEGDFYTVGKYRDKGLQPFDMQKAIDEHPTYVLFNGAEDSLVGPKALKAKAGESVRFFFGVGGPNLTSSFHVIGEIFDRVYTEGGMKTQDHVQTTMVPAGGSTIAEFKAEVPGTYILVDHSLLRVFNKGALGMLKVEGPDRKDIYTGKEVDSVYLSDKAGPALTVGEKQLTKEQQIEAGKTLYLGTCSTCHQLDGAGTPKVFPPLAKSDYLLADKKRAITAVLNGLSGEVKVNGNTYNSVMPPWSHLPDDAIANILTYVYNSFGNTGDAITTKDVTEVRNATKRPPGAGH; encoded by the coding sequence ATGGCGGCCGCGGTCGCCGCCGCGCTCACCCCGAGCTGCGACGAGAAGAAGCCGGACGCCGTCGCGGACGCCGCGCCCCCCGCGTCGGCATCGGCCGCCACGACGACCGACCTCGGCCCGCCTGAGGGCCCGCCCATCGAGGCCGTCCTCACCGACGCGCCCGAGGTGCCCCCGCCCACGAACCGGAAGAAGCCGGCCAAGGTCGTGGTGCACCTCGAGGTGAAAGAGGTCGAGATGGAGATCTCGGCCGGTGTAAAGTACATGTTCTGGACGTTCGGCGGGAAGGTGCCGGGCAAGTTCATCCGCGTGCGTCAGGGCGACTTCGTCGAGTTCCACCTCGCGAACCACCCGTCGAGCAAGATGCCGCACAACATCGACCTCCACGCGGTCACCGGCCCCGGTGGCGGCGCTGCCAGCTCGTTCACGGCCCCCGGTCGCGAGTCGCAGTTCAGCTTCAAGGCCCTGAACCCCGGCCTCTACGTCTACCACTGCGCGACCGCGCCGGTCGGCATGCACGTGGCGAACGGCATGTACGGGCTCATCTACGTGGAGCCGCCGGAGGGCCTGCCCCCGGTCGACCACGAGTACTACGTGATGGAGGGCGACTTCTACACGGTCGGCAAGTACCGCGATAAGGGGCTCCAGCCCTTCGACATGCAGAAGGCCATCGACGAGCACCCGACCTACGTGCTCTTCAACGGCGCCGAGGACTCGCTCGTGGGCCCAAAGGCCCTCAAGGCGAAGGCCGGCGAGTCGGTGCGCTTCTTCTTCGGCGTCGGCGGCCCGAACCTCACCTCGAGCTTCCACGTCATCGGCGAGATCTTCGACCGCGTGTACACGGAAGGCGGCATGAAGACCCAGGATCACGTGCAGACCACGATGGTGCCGGCGGGCGGCTCCACGATCGCCGAGTTCAAGGCGGAGGTGCCCGGCACCTACATCCTCGTCGACCACTCCCTGCTCCGCGTCTTCAACAAGGGCGCCCTCGGCATGCTGAAGGTGGAGGGGCCCGACCGGAAGGACATCTACACCGGCAAGGAGGTCGACTCGGTGTACCTCAGCGACAAGGCGGGCCCCGCGCTCACCGTCGGTGAGAAGCAGCTCACGAAGGAGCAGCAGATCGAGGCCGGCAAGACCCTCTACCTGGGCACCTGCTCGACCTGCCACCAGCTCGACGGCGCGGGCACGCCCAAGGTGTTCCCGCCGCTCGCGAAGAGCGACTACCTCCTCGCCGACAAGAAGCGCGCGATCACGGCCGTGCTGAACGGGCTCAGCGGCGAGGTGAAGGTCAACGGCAACACGTACAACTCGGTCATGCCGCCGTGGAGCCACCTCCCCGACGACGCGATCGCGAACATCCTCACCTACGTGTACAACTCGTTCGGCAACACGGGCGACGCGATCACCACGAAGGACGTGACCGAGGTGCGCAACGCGACCAAGCGCCCGCCGGGCGCCGGTCACTGA